One genomic region from Chondrinema litorale encodes:
- a CDS encoding HmuY family protein, which produces MRNITNTFYLLLMLAASLFGFTSCDDDDEGESVVLDLVTDVHATDESGITYFDLEGGTTLTQADSNSTTWDIAFNGSTIMINGGTSGPGEGAAQIVEGVFETITSAPTSGYSVDSAEGYAIPAGSNNGWYSYTAMSEPQHAILPIPGVVIVLKTGDGNYAKVEMISYYEGNPDTSTDEFADLSTRPSSQYYTFQYAVQTNGNIEF; this is translated from the coding sequence ATGAGAAACATAACAAACACTTTTTACTTGCTATTAATGCTTGCTGCATCATTATTTGGTTTTACATCTTGCGACGACGATGATGAAGGAGAATCTGTAGTATTAGATTTAGTAACAGATGTGCACGCAACAGATGAGAGCGGCATTACCTATTTCGACCTAGAAGGAGGTACAACCCTCACTCAAGCTGATTCTAACTCAACTACTTGGGATATTGCATTTAATGGTTCAACTATTATGATTAATGGAGGAACTTCTGGTCCGGGTGAAGGGGCTGCACAAATTGTAGAAGGCGTTTTTGAAACCATAACCAGTGCACCAACATCAGGTTATAGTGTAGATTCTGCCGAAGGTTATGCCATTCCAGCTGGCTCTAACAATGGCTGGTATTCTTACACCGCCATGTCAGAACCACAACATGCCATTTTACCTATACCGGGAGTAGTAATTGTGTTAAAAACAGGCGATGGAAACTATGCGAAAGTAGAGATGATCAGCTACTATGAGGGTAACCCTGATACTTCAACTGATGAGTTTGCTGATTTAAGCACCAGACCAAGCTCTCAGTATTATACATTTCAATATGCTGTACAGACCAATGGGAACATTGAATTTTAA
- a CDS encoding heme ABC transporter ATP-binding protein, translated as MFTIEHISKSIGRKTILRNCSLQIEPGKFTAVVGPNGAGKTTLLKILSGETKKFTGAVKLNGKNISDFKNHELSKLRAILPQHTVVNFPFTVEQVIEIGRYAFKDSSAEKHEAIDQAIVLTGLNKYRGRYYQTLSGGEKQRVQMARVIAQLLHNSPDPKYLLLDEPTSSLDLAQQHALLALAKKQCNRHIGVLAILHDLNLAIQYADDILFLKEGQTIAYGACNDVATTDVIEETFSHPVKLIEDNGQLIIVPKSILNMQTKNLNTISYGQFN; from the coding sequence ATGTTTACAATCGAACATATATCGAAAAGTATTGGTAGAAAAACCATTCTCAGGAACTGTTCACTTCAGATTGAGCCGGGTAAATTTACGGCAGTAGTAGGGCCTAATGGTGCAGGTAAAACCACATTGCTAAAAATACTTTCAGGAGAAACAAAGAAATTTACTGGTGCAGTTAAGCTCAACGGGAAAAATATTAGTGATTTTAAAAATCATGAATTATCTAAACTCAGAGCCATACTTCCCCAACATACAGTGGTAAATTTCCCTTTTACTGTAGAACAGGTTATTGAAATTGGCAGGTATGCTTTTAAAGATTCCTCAGCAGAAAAACACGAAGCAATTGATCAAGCCATAGTATTAACAGGCTTAAATAAATACAGAGGAAGATATTACCAAACGCTTTCAGGTGGAGAAAAGCAGCGAGTACAAATGGCAAGAGTAATTGCTCAATTGCTACATAACTCTCCTGATCCAAAGTATTTGCTACTTGATGAGCCTACATCTAGCCTCGATTTGGCTCAGCAACATGCACTATTGGCTTTAGCCAAAAAGCAATGCAACCGCCACATTGGTGTACTGGCTATTTTGCACGATCTCAATCTGGCGATTCAGTATGCAGATGATATTTTATTTTTAAAAGAAGGACAAACAATAGCCTATGGTGCTTGTAACGATGTTGCCACTACCGATGTAATTGAAGAAACATTTTCGCATCCGGTAAAACTAATTGAAGATAATGGCCAACTAATTATAGTTCCAAAATCTATTTTAAACATGCAGACAAAAAATTTAAATACAATTTCATATGGACAATTCAACTAA
- a CDS encoding FecCD family ABC transporter permease — translation MQIALTNKNISKHTLTILLMFGLLGLLFFSSMAIGSVAISPIDIAQVFAQKLGLISGIDEMKELVLINIRLPRLLLTISVGAALGISGAALQGLFRNPLVEPGIIGVSSGAALGAIFVIMFMGTMAPALLEISRTYLMPLFAFLGGGLATAFTLKLSKSEGKTQITYLILAGVAITSLAGAAIGLSIFYADDAQLRSYTFWTLGDLSSATWEKLNILFPLIGIACTGLITMSRSLNAIALGESEAFHSGVSVEKVKLLTVLFSAMAVGVSVAFTGIIGFVGLVVPHIIRISFTSDHTLVLPCSAIGGACLLLLADIFARTIVIPAELPIGVVTAVIGTPFFIYLLISSKKKKLI, via the coding sequence ATGCAGATCGCGCTCACTAACAAAAATATCTCAAAACATACACTTACCATCTTATTGATGTTTGGGCTGCTCGGCTTGCTATTCTTTAGCTCAATGGCAATTGGCTCAGTAGCTATATCTCCCATCGATATTGCGCAGGTTTTTGCACAAAAGCTGGGGCTAATTTCAGGCATAGATGAGATGAAAGAATTGGTTTTAATTAATATCCGACTACCGCGCTTGTTGCTCACCATTTCGGTGGGCGCAGCGCTGGGTATTAGTGGCGCAGCATTACAAGGTTTATTTAGAAACCCGCTGGTGGAACCCGGAATTATCGGTGTATCTAGCGGAGCAGCATTGGGAGCTATATTCGTCATTATGTTTATGGGAACAATGGCCCCTGCACTGCTCGAAATTTCAAGAACTTACTTAATGCCTCTTTTTGCTTTTTTGGGTGGAGGCTTAGCCACAGCCTTCACCTTAAAACTCAGTAAATCCGAAGGCAAAACTCAAATTACTTATCTGATTCTGGCGGGAGTTGCTATAACTTCGCTAGCAGGAGCAGCAATTGGTTTATCCATTTTTTATGCAGACGATGCCCAATTGCGCTCCTACACTTTCTGGACATTGGGCGACTTAAGCTCAGCTACTTGGGAGAAACTAAACATACTTTTCCCATTGATTGGCATTGCATGCACAGGCCTTATAACAATGAGTAGATCGCTAAATGCCATAGCTTTGGGAGAGTCTGAGGCTTTTCATTCTGGCGTATCGGTAGAGAAAGTGAAGCTGCTTACTGTGTTGTTTAGTGCCATGGCAGTAGGTGTTTCAGTAGCCTTTACCGGCATTATTGGTTTTGTGGGTTTAGTTGTTCCTCACATTATCAGAATCAGTTTTACATCTGATCATACTTTAGTTTTACCTTGCTCGGCAATTGGAGGTGCTTGTTTACTACTTTTGGCAGATATTTTTGCTCGAACTATTGTAATACCCGCCGAATTACCAATAGGTGTAGTTACTGCGGTAATTGGCACTCCATTTTTCATTTATCTACTTATTTCAAGTAAAAAGAAAAAATTAATCTGA
- a CDS encoding DUF6686 family protein, with the protein MSTSFKLIDENDYAYSAQCKKTAAIQMSFGNVCLKLLPKEFYQLKNCVENTLKGASQDKCPCCRNIVVSTSVANMAFMFSLQELSKLHHVMVNTSTILEIQNILKN; encoded by the coding sequence ATGTCAACATCATTCAAATTAATTGACGAAAATGATTACGCCTACTCGGCTCAATGTAAAAAGACTGCCGCTATTCAAATGAGTTTCGGAAATGTTTGTCTGAAGCTTCTTCCAAAGGAATTCTACCAGTTAAAAAACTGTGTGGAAAACACTTTGAAAGGTGCCAGTCAAGATAAGTGTCCATGTTGCAGAAATATTGTTGTAAGTACTTCTGTAGCCAATATGGCATTTATGTTCAGTTTGCAAGAGCTTTCCAAGCTGCACCATGTGATGGTTAATACCTCCACTATTCTGGAAATCCAGAATATTCTAAAAAACTAA
- a CDS encoding TonB-dependent receptor, whose amino-acid sequence MITYRLAKRFLYLILLIINLPFILLAQELSVSGTITDQNGKPVNYATVLVVETKEGVATNEKGKFILDGLQNGTYTLKITRIGHKTIQKEIEVNNGKAPQLNIKLEEDEKQLSEITITATRTSRAVENVPLPVEIISEEQIEQMGSFRLNEVLMEQAGLQIVSDHGTGLQMQGLSSDYIKILIDGEPVIGRTAGTLDLSRITVNNIAQIEIIRGPSSSLYGSEAMAGVVNIITKKDKSGFDSSLRMRYRSFNTFNTSANASYSNDKFAISMFADRMSSKGYDLAKETISKTAPPYESYTFNPKISYKFSDKVKLKINARYYTESQENTEDITLDDGSTVRVDNDAKQDDWNLMPTLNINFNDNHRLQLRNYTTGYNTEQTYTYQSDGGIYDESYFEQLFNRTEAQYDWYISDKHITTLGVGHYIETVEATRYDDVNAFRANYGFVQHQWIPSSKFNVIVGGRFDTHSEYKSRFSPKIAAGYEVNDWVKIQASFGGGYKAPDFRQLLLNFTNPTVGYTVIGSSIVQERIAELEAEGLIQTYYMDPADVEAIKAETSIAYNFGVKLHPISKLHININAFRNEISNLINSTPIALKTNGQSVFSYMNMEEVVTQGVEIKADYQVLDNLSFSLGYQYLDSRDVAAVEEIKNGEVYTRNPKTNITSLVSLSDYGGLVNRSRHTGNVKLYYYNNKYDFDLSLRGIYRGKWGIGDSNGNGIVDLDSEYADGYILLNLAINKKLFGWLTLEAGANNLLDKVNTYQPTVAGRLWYGGINLKFPNSNN is encoded by the coding sequence ATGATTACTTACCGATTAGCCAAAAGATTTTTATATCTAATATTACTCATTATAAACCTGCCATTTATTTTACTGGCACAGGAGCTTTCTGTTTCGGGTACAATAACTGACCAAAATGGAAAACCTGTAAACTATGCTACTGTATTGGTTGTAGAAACCAAAGAAGGAGTTGCTACCAATGAAAAGGGAAAGTTTATTCTGGATGGTCTACAAAATGGCACTTATACACTTAAAATTACCAGAATTGGCCATAAAACCATCCAAAAAGAAATTGAAGTAAATAATGGCAAAGCACCACAACTGAATATCAAACTCGAAGAAGATGAAAAGCAGTTGAGTGAAATTACAATTACAGCCACACGTACTTCTCGTGCGGTGGAAAATGTACCCTTACCTGTTGAGATTATCTCTGAAGAGCAAATTGAGCAGATGGGTTCTTTCAGACTCAACGAAGTTTTAATGGAACAAGCCGGTTTGCAAATTGTAAGCGACCATGGCACTGGTTTGCAAATGCAAGGCTTATCTTCTGACTACATCAAGATTTTAATTGATGGTGAACCTGTAATTGGTAGAACCGCAGGCACGCTCGACTTGAGCAGAATCACCGTAAATAACATTGCACAAATCGAGATAATTAGAGGTCCATCCTCTTCTCTTTACGGTAGCGAAGCCATGGCTGGTGTGGTCAATATCATTACCAAAAAAGACAAATCTGGCTTCGATTCATCACTGCGAATGAGATATCGCTCATTCAATACTTTTAATACTAGCGCCAATGCTAGTTATAGCAATGATAAATTTGCTATAAGTATGTTTGCTGATAGAATGAGCTCTAAAGGTTACGACTTAGCAAAAGAGACTATTTCGAAAACAGCACCTCCATATGAGTCTTATACCTTTAATCCGAAGATTAGCTACAAGTTTTCTGATAAGGTAAAATTGAAGATAAACGCTCGCTACTACACCGAATCGCAAGAAAATACAGAAGACATTACTTTGGATGATGGCTCTACAGTTCGAGTAGATAACGATGCGAAACAAGACGACTGGAACCTGATGCCCACATTAAATATCAATTTTAATGATAACCACAGACTACAGTTACGCAACTACACCACTGGTTATAATACTGAACAAACTTATACTTACCAGTCTGATGGTGGCATATATGATGAGAGCTATTTTGAACAGCTTTTTAATCGAACCGAAGCCCAATACGATTGGTACATTAGTGACAAACACATTACTACACTAGGAGTTGGGCATTATATAGAAACTGTGGAAGCTACTCGCTACGATGATGTAAATGCATTTCGCGCTAACTATGGTTTTGTACAACACCAGTGGATTCCTTCAAGTAAATTCAATGTAATTGTTGGAGGTAGGTTTGATACTCATAGCGAGTATAAATCGAGGTTTAGCCCTAAAATAGCGGCAGGTTACGAAGTAAACGATTGGGTGAAAATACAAGCTTCGTTTGGTGGTGGTTACAAAGCACCAGATTTCAGACAATTGCTGCTCAACTTTACCAACCCGACAGTGGGCTATACTGTGATCGGTTCGAGCATTGTACAAGAAAGAATTGCCGAACTGGAAGCAGAGGGGCTCATTCAAACCTACTATATGGACCCTGCTGATGTTGAGGCAATTAAAGCAGAAACTTCTATTGCTTACAATTTTGGTGTAAAACTGCACCCTATTAGCAAGTTGCACATAAACATTAATGCTTTTAGAAATGAAATAAGTAACCTGATTAACTCTACCCCAATTGCCCTAAAAACCAATGGGCAAAGTGTTTTCAGTTATATGAATATGGAAGAAGTAGTTACTCAGGGAGTTGAAATAAAAGCAGACTATCAGGTATTAGATAATCTCAGTTTTTCATTGGGTTATCAATACCTAGATTCCAGAGATGTAGCTGCTGTAGAAGAAATTAAAAACGGGGAGGTTTATACCCGAAATCCAAAAACCAATATTACCTCATTGGTATCATTATCAGACTATGGTGGGCTGGTAAATCGCTCTCGCCATACAGGAAATGTAAAGCTGTATTACTACAACAATAAGTATGATTTTGATCTCTCACTAAGAGGTATTTACAGAGGCAAATGGGGCATTGGAGATTCTAACGGCAATGGCATTGTCGATCTCGACAGTGAATATGCAGATGGTTATATCTTGCTCAATTTGGCTATTAATAAAAAACTTTTTGGCTGGCTCACATTAGAAGCTGGGGCAAATAACTTGCTCGACAAAGTAAACACTTATCAACCCACTGTTGCAGGTAGGCTCTGGTATGGTGGCATTAATCTGAAATTTCCAAATTCTAATAACTAA
- a CDS encoding metallophosphoesterase — translation MRKLTFLIGALLIIFQASAQTGRFVVNPYLQFGTKNSIKILWETSIPGNSIVEYGPSQFDVDSPNLSLKYFSDENTIMHEVLLENLEEETPYFYKVTTILESGDKLETAVSTFKTAVSDNSAFAFAVFSDSQGNPDVWGKLTTLAWQERPDFGLHAGDLVSYGYMKDDWVDEYLNPSNTFTKRYPIFSVPGNHEVDAPFYYQYSANPEPEYRYTFKYGNAEFFMVDTNRDIQPGSVQYQWLEWQLAKSDATWKIVVHHHPPYSSEANDFGDTEYEKSTLGDTDTRNLVPLFEKYLVDIVFYGHIHTYERTWPIFQNKINQQKGVLYLNVGGAGGHLEVAQPTRAWFTRKLKSTHHFGYVTVFDKTIEFQAMDENGNVFDSFSMVKNTNKGENEILAKEPPTPMVLPAQSVFPESLTVEMQTLYDNMSIRYTLDGTKPTKSSTLYKKPFTISETTTVKAVAFNRTGKSQVITKKFEKEALHETSNVSNPKRGLDYTYFEGEISDPADFNQLQEIRKGKTTFLNFEEVLHRNTAWGISFDGFIKVDADGVYYFEGHAAGYVRLYVDGKLLLSDKREDVNVGTEIALKEGYHKIKVEFYSYKRGEAFMDLFMEGPELERAPISPMKLYRESK, via the coding sequence ATGCGCAAACTCACTTTTTTGATTGGAGCACTATTAATCATTTTTCAAGCTAGTGCACAAACTGGCCGCTTTGTAGTAAATCCTTATTTACAATTTGGCACCAAAAACAGCATAAAGATTTTATGGGAAACATCCATTCCCGGCAATTCGATTGTGGAGTATGGGCCATCACAATTTGATGTGGATAGCCCTAATCTTTCATTAAAGTATTTTTCTGATGAAAACACCATTATGCATGAGGTTTTATTGGAAAACTTGGAAGAAGAAACGCCTTATTTTTACAAAGTAACCACCATTTTAGAATCTGGCGATAAACTAGAAACCGCAGTTTCAACATTTAAAACTGCGGTTTCTGATAATTCGGCTTTTGCTTTTGCAGTATTTAGCGACTCACAGGGAAACCCAGATGTTTGGGGCAAGTTAACCACTTTGGCTTGGCAAGAAAGACCCGATTTTGGTCTCCATGCTGGCGACCTGGTTTCTTATGGTTACATGAAAGACGACTGGGTAGATGAATATTTAAACCCAAGTAATACTTTTACTAAAAGATATCCGATTTTCTCAGTTCCCGGTAACCACGAAGTAGATGCGCCTTTTTACTACCAATACAGTGCGAATCCAGAGCCTGAGTACAGATACACTTTTAAATATGGTAATGCTGAATTTTTTATGGTAGACACCAACAGAGATATTCAGCCGGGTAGTGTACAATACCAGTGGTTAGAATGGCAACTGGCAAAATCTGACGCAACTTGGAAAATTGTAGTACATCACCATCCTCCCTACTCTTCTGAAGCCAATGACTTTGGAGATACCGAATATGAAAAATCTACTTTAGGCGATACTGACACAAGAAACTTGGTACCACTTTTTGAAAAATACTTGGTTGATATCGTTTTCTATGGACATATACATACTTATGAGCGTACTTGGCCGATCTTCCAAAACAAAATAAATCAGCAAAAAGGCGTGCTTTACTTGAATGTGGGCGGTGCTGGTGGTCATTTAGAGGTTGCCCAACCAACACGTGCTTGGTTTACAAGAAAATTAAAAAGCACACATCATTTTGGTTATGTAACTGTATTTGATAAAACCATCGAATTTCAGGCAATGGATGAAAACGGAAATGTTTTCGACTCTTTTTCTATGGTTAAAAATACCAACAAAGGTGAAAACGAAATACTGGCTAAAGAACCTCCGACACCTATGGTTTTACCAGCGCAATCTGTTTTTCCAGAGAGTTTGACGGTTGAGATGCAAACCCTCTATGACAACATGAGCATTCGCTATACCTTAGATGGTACTAAACCAACCAAAAGTTCTACACTTTACAAAAAGCCTTTTACCATATCAGAAACTACTACTGTAAAAGCGGTGGCATTTAATAGAACAGGTAAAAGTCAAGTAATAACCAAAAAATTTGAGAAAGAAGCTTTACACGAAACAAGCAATGTTTCTAATCCTAAAAGAGGTTTGGATTACACTTATTTCGAAGGCGAAATCTCAGACCCTGCCGACTTTAATCAGTTACAAGAAATAAGAAAAGGCAAAACTACCTTCTTAAACTTCGAGGAAGTTTTGCACAGAAATACGGCTTGGGGAATTTCTTTTGATGGATTTATAAAAGTGGATGCTGATGGTGTGTATTATTTTGAAGGCCACGCAGCCGGTTATGTTAGACTTTATGTTGATGGAAAATTACTCTTAAGTGATAAGCGAGAAGATGTAAATGTAGGAACTGAAATCGC
- a CDS encoding heme/hemin ABC transporter substrate-binding protein gives MNYYILPLAFFLLSSFFVKAQDRIITAGSANSEIVCELGLCDKIIATDRTSLYPSKLTSLPSIGYRSSISAEGIISQKPDLVIFEKDYVKDELITQIKSTGIKTLVLEREGNFESTKNRIRAIATALDKEKEGEALITKIETELDIVKQKVNASQARPTILCVYARGMGTMQVAGAIDTDFEILEIAGAKNALPEVSGYKPLNAEALIQTNPDYILFFESGLASVGGIDKVLEVTGVAQTTAGKKRQIIAIDGIKLTNWGPRIAEAAQELFQLTHPTEE, from the coding sequence ATGAATTACTACATACTCCCGCTTGCCTTTTTTCTACTATCAAGCTTTTTTGTAAAAGCTCAGGATAGAATTATCACCGCCGGAAGCGCCAACTCTGAGATCGTTTGCGAACTAGGTTTGTGTGATAAAATTATTGCTACGGACCGAACCAGTCTTTACCCTTCTAAGCTGACTTCGCTGCCTTCTATCGGTTACAGAAGTTCGATTAGTGCAGAGGGAATTATCTCTCAAAAACCCGATCTAGTAATTTTTGAAAAAGATTATGTGAAAGATGAGTTGATAACACAGATCAAATCCACTGGAATTAAAACATTGGTACTCGAAAGAGAAGGAAACTTTGAAAGTACAAAGAACAGAATAAGAGCGATAGCAACAGCTCTAGATAAAGAAAAAGAAGGTGAAGCACTTATCACTAAAATTGAAACTGAATTAGATATAGTTAAACAGAAAGTAAATGCTAGCCAAGCTCGCCCAACTATTCTGTGTGTGTATGCCAGAGGGATGGGCACAATGCAAGTAGCAGGAGCAATTGATACAGATTTTGAAATATTGGAGATCGCTGGGGCAAAAAATGCCTTGCCAGAAGTCTCTGGTTATAAACCGCTTAATGCAGAAGCGCTTATTCAGACTAACCCAGATTACATTCTCTTTTTTGAGTCTGGTTTGGCAAGTGTTGGAGGGATTGATAAAGTGCTAGAAGTAACCGGAGTGGCACAAACTACTGCTGGCAAAAAGAGACAGATTATAGCCATAGACGGCATAAAACTCACTAATTGGGGGCCAAGAATTGCAGAAGCTGCTCAGGAACTTTTTCAACTAACTCATCCAACTGAAGAATAA
- a CDS encoding DUF6686 family protein — protein MSCIPEILLEGNYFNIARCRHCKRIGLYYKNLLVGFTPEAFEKFSDAFVKLNFQKMALKFPDGHKHIIINTCHHDIQLNFIEKEFDEMKEMLEQASVLLEAKDVLDNYRKK, from the coding sequence ATGAGTTGCATACCAGAAATACTGCTAGAAGGCAACTATTTTAACATTGCCCGTTGCCGCCATTGCAAGAGAATTGGCTTGTATTATAAAAATCTATTGGTGGGTTTTACGCCAGAAGCGTTTGAAAAATTTAGCGATGCTTTTGTCAAACTCAACTTTCAAAAGATGGCGCTCAAATTTCCTGATGGACACAAACACATCATTATCAATACTTGTCATCACGATATTCAGCTCAATTTTATAGAAAAAGAGTTTGATGAAATGAAAGAAATGCTAGAACAAGCCTCTGTATTATTAGAAGCCAAAGATGTGCTCGATAATTATAGGAAAAAATAG
- a CDS encoding hemin-degrading factor produces MDNSTKTKSPEELYEAWKALEVEKPGIRIREAAIALNSSEAQLLATTLNEETVRLNSNWEDLLKRLPELGRVMSLTRNDACILEHKGEFEKVNVFGRGDHKIGTVIGPIETRVFLKSWHVAFAVKQMKKDRLLTSIQVFDHEGNAVTKIYLQDKSNYEALEQIVADFKSENQSKAQETSVYEPIEFDANPNAEALLEAWANLKDTHDFFPLLRKYNVHRYHALELAEGKFTQQIDTKSIQPLLEDAAKQKLPIMIFAGNRGNLQIHQDKVRTIRLLERGHTGAERWLNVLDPNFNMHLRADLVDSAWIVEKPTTDGSVISIEIFDANKEMIAQFFGIRKPGIPQTIEWKELVNNLSDSFAKVVS; encoded by the coding sequence ATGGACAATTCAACTAAAACAAAATCACCAGAAGAACTTTACGAAGCCTGGAAAGCACTAGAAGTGGAAAAACCGGGCATAAGAATTAGAGAAGCGGCAATTGCACTTAACTCAAGTGAAGCACAATTACTGGCAACTACCTTAAATGAAGAAACTGTAAGATTAAATTCTAACTGGGAAGATTTATTGAAAAGACTGCCGGAGCTAGGCAGGGTAATGTCGCTCACAAGAAACGATGCTTGCATTCTCGAACACAAAGGAGAGTTTGAAAAGGTAAATGTTTTTGGTAGAGGCGATCATAAAATCGGAACTGTAATTGGTCCAATTGAAACAAGGGTATTTCTTAAGTCTTGGCATGTGGCTTTTGCTGTAAAGCAAATGAAAAAAGACCGCCTGCTCACTAGTATTCAAGTTTTTGATCATGAGGGAAATGCGGTTACCAAAATTTACCTACAAGACAAAAGCAACTACGAAGCACTTGAGCAAATTGTAGCAGATTTTAAATCTGAAAATCAGAGTAAAGCACAAGAAACTAGTGTTTATGAGCCCATTGAGTTTGATGCAAATCCAAATGCAGAAGCGCTATTAGAAGCTTGGGCAAACTTGAAAGACACACACGATTTCTTTCCTTTATTAAGAAAGTATAATGTGCATCGCTACCATGCTTTGGAATTGGCAGAAGGCAAATTTACTCAGCAAATCGATACAAAAAGTATTCAGCCTTTACTCGAAGATGCTGCAAAGCAAAAGTTACCCATTATGATTTTTGCAGGCAACAGAGGTAACTTGCAAATCCATCAGGATAAGGTAAGAACCATTCGATTATTGGAAAGAGGCCACACTGGTGCAGAACGCTGGTTAAATGTACTAGACCCTAATTTTAATATGCACTTAAGAGCAGATTTGGTAGATAGCGCTTGGATAGTTGAAAAACCAACTACAGATGGCTCAGTAATTTCTATAGAGATTTTCGATGCCAATAAAGAGATGATTGCCCAGTTTTTCGGAATAAGAAAACCGGGGATTCCACAAACTATTGAATGGAAAGAATTAGTAAATAATCTTTCAGATTCATTCGCCAAAGTAGTAAGCTAA